A region from the Clostridium beijerinckii genome encodes:
- a CDS encoding peptidoglycan-binding protein, producing the protein MIGLERQISSKVDASIGLLTNVPTSLLDKLGYKFNLENQSNNIELVILYRDSADQTKAFIEGLGGKFQDLGFNFAIVEIPINKLEELSVSNTIQYIELPKNLYEQDQESNRVSCILQLTPNFDVSGDGVLIGFIDSGIDYTHPAFMNTSGTTRIEYIYDLSTGGNIYNKQMIDEAIKSNNPLSIVPSSDNTGHGTHVTGIACAGGNINPMYKGAAPNASIAMVKAARGVTVLSSQIMQGIKFLLDKSKELNMPLVISISLSTNDGAHNGSSLLEQYIRTIANLERVAIVIAAGNEGDAGHHVGGELNKTQRDIFNIASDERSVVMNMYKSILPNISINIMNPTGRSSGDITIQEGYIQGAIGSDRYDIYVAGAKPFELNSEIKIILSARSEYLLEGVWTLEINVSNEYLGDYSIWLPVLEGLNPNTRFLEPIQLNTLGIPATVDNIIAVGSYNYRTNNLSSFSGRGAENQGSVVRPDLVAPGENILGPVPNGSYDSKTGTSMATPQVSGICALIMQWGIVKGNDPYMFGQRLKYYLIRGAKRRRIDVVYPNPLWGYGEVCALDSLNLIKDDLSAILSRGNTNDKDISVTNIAFNKYNILRKNIKGKSMDNMSNGKSTSNMGRLKVQCFKGNDYIPIDNAKITVKGSLESENLKSIELVTDNVGLTKEIELEAPPVEYSLDENSNEIPYSLYDITVERSGFIPIVIRGCQVFPTQVAYQICNLEANLGRGDMRQEVIDIQPNTLNGNFPPKIPEEVDKPLPLPSSGVVLPQPIVPEYIIVHQGSPNDMSAPNYKVPFKDYIKNVASCEIYSTWTSSTIRANVFCMISFTLNRIYTEWYRGKGKNFDVTSSTAYDHAFNYGRNIYDNISVIVDEIFSTYVRRIGKKQPLLTQYCDGKNVKCPEWLSQWGSQSLGAQGKVPFEILRYYYGNDIELVTAEKVAGSPQSYPGNELTIGSSGPPVRTIQNQLNRIARNYPLIPKVAEDGQFGATTAEAVRVFQQVFTLPQTGVVDYATWYKISDVYVGVSRIAELRSTCEQQSIMTKNEFIPPVESRLDNKRKMPRFYY; encoded by the coding sequence ATCATAGGTTTGGAACGACAAATATCATCAAAAGTGGATGCATCAATAGGGTTATTAACAAATGTACCAACATCATTATTAGATAAATTAGGGTATAAATTCAATTTAGAAAATCAAAGCAATAATATAGAACTTGTTATTTTATATAGGGATAGTGCAGATCAAACAAAGGCATTTATTGAAGGTTTGGGTGGAAAATTTCAAGATTTAGGATTTAATTTTGCAATTGTTGAGATACCTATAAATAAACTAGAAGAACTATCAGTAAGTAACACAATTCAATATATAGAATTACCTAAGAATTTATATGAGCAAGATCAAGAAAGTAATAGGGTATCTTGCATACTTCAATTAACTCCTAATTTTGATGTTTCAGGTGACGGTGTGTTAATTGGATTTATAGATTCAGGGATAGATTATACACATCCAGCATTTATGAATACAAGTGGAACTACAAGAATAGAGTATATTTATGATTTAAGTACCGGAGGGAATATTTATAATAAGCAAATGATAGATGAAGCAATAAAATCTAATAATCCATTATCAATAGTTCCATCCAGTGATAATACAGGCCATGGAACTCATGTGACAGGAATTGCATGTGCTGGGGGAAATATAAACCCAATGTATAAAGGGGCAGCACCTAATGCTTCTATAGCAATGGTAAAGGCAGCAAGAGGTGTAACAGTTTTAAGTTCTCAGATAATGCAAGGAATCAAGTTTTTATTAGATAAGAGTAAAGAACTCAATATGCCTTTAGTTATTAGTATTAGTTTAAGTACAAATGATGGAGCTCATAATGGAAGTAGTTTATTGGAACAATACATTAGGACAATAGCAAATTTAGAGAGAGTAGCAATTGTCATTGCTGCTGGAAATGAGGGCGATGCAGGACATCATGTTGGAGGTGAATTAAATAAAACCCAAAGAGATATTTTTAACATAGCAAGTGATGAAAGATCAGTTGTAATGAATATGTATAAATCAATTTTACCTAATATATCAATTAATATAATGAATCCGACCGGTCGTAGCAGTGGAGATATTACTATACAAGAAGGATATATTCAAGGTGCCATAGGTAGTGATAGATATGATATATATGTAGCAGGAGCTAAACCATTTGAATTAAATAGTGAAATTAAAATAATTCTTTCTGCTAGATCTGAATATCTTCTTGAGGGAGTATGGACTCTGGAAATCAATGTTTCAAATGAATATTTAGGGGATTATTCTATATGGCTTCCAGTATTAGAAGGACTTAATCCTAATACAAGGTTTTTAGAACCAATTCAATTAAATACTTTAGGAATACCTGCAACAGTAGATAATATAATTGCAGTGGGAAGTTATAATTATAGAACTAACAATCTTTCATCATTTAGTGGAAGAGGGGCAGAAAATCAAGGAAGCGTAGTAAGACCGGATTTAGTTGCACCAGGAGAAAATATACTGGGGCCGGTTCCAAATGGAAGCTATGATAGTAAGACAGGAACATCAATGGCAACGCCACAAGTATCAGGAATATGCGCGTTAATTATGCAGTGGGGAATAGTTAAAGGAAATGATCCTTATATGTTTGGACAAAGATTGAAGTACTATTTAATAAGGGGTGCAAAAAGAAGACGTATAGATGTAGTATATCCAAATCCTTTATGGGGATATGGAGAAGTTTGTGCTTTAGATAGTCTAAACTTAATTAAAGACGATTTAAGTGCTATTTTAAGTAGAGGAAATACAAATGATAAAGATATATCAGTAACAAATATAGCATTTAATAAATATAATATTTTGAGGAAAAATATCAAAGGAAAGAGTATGGATAATATGAGTAATGGAAAATCAACTTCTAATATGGGTAGATTAAAAGTTCAATGCTTTAAAGGGAATGATTATATTCCAATTGATAATGCTAAGATAACTGTAAAGGGATCATTAGAATCTGAAAATTTGAAAAGTATTGAGTTAGTTACGGATAACGTTGGATTAACAAAAGAAATAGAATTAGAAGCACCACCAGTAGAATATTCTTTAGATGAGAATAGTAATGAGATTCCTTATAGTTTATATGATATAACTGTCGAAAGAAGTGGATTTATACCGATAGTAATAAGAGGATGTCAAGTGTTTCCTACACAAGTTGCATATCAAATATGTAATTTAGAAGCTAATTTAGGAAGAGGAGATATGAGACAAGAAGTTATAGATATACAACCTAATACATTAAATGGGAACTTTCCACCGAAGATACCTGAAGAGGTTGATAAGCCGTTACCACTACCAAGTTCAGGCGTTGTATTACCTCAACCTATAGTTCCAGAATACATTATTGTTCATCAAGGTAGTCCAAATGATATGTCAGCACCAAATTATAAAGTACCATTTAAAGATTACATTAAAAATGTAGCTTCATGCGAAATATATTCAACTTGGACATCATCAACTATAAGGGCAAATGTTTTTTGCATGATATCTTTTACGTTAAATAGAATTTATACTGAATGGTATAGGGGAAAAGGGAAAAATTTTGATGTAACAAGCTCAACAGCTTATGATCATGCATTTAATTATGGAAGAAATATTTATGATAACATAAGTGTAATTGTAGATGAGATATTTTCTACTTATGTAAGGAGAATTGGAAAGAAACAACCTCTTTTAACACAATATTGTGATGGCAAGAATGTGAAGTGTCCAGAATGGTTAAGCCAATGGGGCAGTCAATCATTAGGCGCACAAGGTAAGGTTCCGTTTGAGATATTGAGATATTATTATGGAAATGATATTGAATTAGTTACAGCCGAAAAGGTTGCTGGTAGCCCTCAGTCATATCCAGGAAATGAGTTGACTATTGGATCATCGGGTCCGCCTGTAAGGACAATCCAAAATCAATTAAATAGAATAGCTAGAAATTATCCTTTAATTCCAAAGGTTGCTGAAGATGGACAATTTGGAGCAACGACTGCAGAGGCAGTAAGAGTATTTCAACAGGTATTTACATTACCACAGACAGGAGTAGTTGATTATGCAACATGGTATAAAATATCAGATGTTTATGTTGGAGTAAGTAGAATAGCAGAGCTTAGAAGTACTTGTGAGCAACAAAGTATAATGACAAAAAATGAGTTTATACCACCAGTTGAATCACGTTTAGATAATAAAAGGAAAATGCCTAGATTTTATTACTGA
- a CDS encoding radical SAM protein, with the protein MNYLDMLDECTLCHRNCKINRNDNQIGFCKASNKVKIARASLHLWEEPPISQGNGSGTVFFSHCNFKCVFCQNHDISQGSASKETTFSTSNNINIQNSINQASITGMEVSIERLSEIFLELQEKGANNINLVTPTHYVPQIIESLKIAKRNKLTLPILYNTNSYDSIETIKSLNGYIDVYLPDFKYFNDKYAIKYSKANEYASNAIKVIDEMISQVGHPKFDSKGNILKGVIVRHLMLPGLLFDSKKVIDLIYNRYRDDIYISLMNQYIPMFKACDYPEINKSLNPKHYDSLINYAVELGIINGFIQDEGTNTSAFIPSFNLDGVKK; encoded by the coding sequence ATGAATTATTTAGATATGTTAGATGAATGTACTCTTTGTCATAGGAATTGTAAAATTAATAGAAATGATAATCAAATTGGATTTTGTAAAGCTTCAAATAAAGTTAAAATTGCCAGAGCTTCTTTACACCTTTGGGAGGAGCCACCTATCTCTCAAGGTAATGGATCTGGTACTGTATTTTTTTCTCATTGTAACTTTAAATGTGTCTTTTGTCAAAATCATGATATAAGTCAAGGATCTGCATCCAAAGAAACTACTTTTTCTACTTCAAACAATATAAATATTCAAAATTCAATAAATCAAGCATCCATTACTGGGATGGAAGTATCTATTGAAAGACTATCTGAAATATTTTTAGAACTTCAAGAAAAAGGAGCAAATAATATTAATTTAGTTACCCCAACCCATTATGTTCCTCAAATAATAGAATCGCTTAAAATAGCAAAGAGAAATAAATTAACACTTCCTATTCTTTATAACACAAATAGTTATGACTCTATTGAAACAATAAAATCACTAAATGGATATATTGATGTTTACTTGCCAGATTTTAAGTACTTTAATGATAAATATGCAATTAAATATTCTAAAGCAAATGAGTATGCTTCTAATGCCATAAAAGTAATTGATGAAATGATAAGTCAAGTTGGTCATCCTAAATTTGATTCAAAAGGTAATATCCTTAAAGGTGTTATTGTAAGGCACTTAATGCTTCCAGGACTTCTTTTTGATTCCAAAAAGGTAATTGATCTTATTTATAATAGATATAGGGATGATATCTATATAAGCTTAATGAATCAATATATACCTATGTTTAAAGCTTGTGATTACCCTGAAATAAATAAATCTCTTAATCCAAAACATTATGATAGTCTAATTAATTATGCTGTAGAACTTGGAATTATAAATGGGTTTATTCAAGATGAAGGCACTAATACATCTGCTTTTATACCCTCTTTTAATTTGGATGGTGTAAAAAAATAA
- a CDS encoding transporter has translation MKKDLIKVFQVSTVFIGTIVGAGLASGKEITEFFTKYGLNSFLGIIACGIFYIVMSSLISQISITYNLSSYSDVINIISPNILGKFTGFITTFFLISSASIILAGSGALIHQFFGIPKILGSLIMILIAIFFLLRDTEGLIEINSFIVPGLIGTLTLITALYFAFCKDTISLSNISSFPPQKSGLAISTILYAGYNTLSASGVLVPLSTQMKKPKIMIVGVITGAIGLTILCLMINLLLTVNQPYIYNYEIPLLFVANRFGHIIQALLLVIIWLEMFSTEVSDVYSISKTLEQSFHIKFNKSIFIVLGIALLISQLGFGNLITKLYPMFGLLSLIFISQCIIFFFKHKKDFSKISKK, from the coding sequence TTGAAAAAGGATTTAATCAAAGTCTTTCAAGTTTCCACAGTCTTTATTGGGACAATTGTCGGTGCTGGACTTGCCTCTGGAAAAGAGATTACAGAATTCTTCACTAAGTATGGATTAAACAGTTTTTTAGGTATCATAGCTTGTGGTATCTTCTATATTGTAATGAGTTCTCTAATCTCACAAATAAGCATTACTTATAATCTCAGTTCATACAGTGATGTTATAAATATAATAAGTCCTAATATATTGGGGAAATTTACCGGTTTTATAACCACCTTTTTTCTGATTTCTAGTGCTTCTATAATACTTGCTGGAAGTGGAGCGTTAATTCATCAATTTTTTGGGATACCAAAAATACTTGGTTCACTAATAATGATTTTAATTGCAATATTTTTTCTTCTGCGAGACACTGAAGGCTTAATTGAAATTAATTCTTTTATTGTTCCAGGATTAATTGGAACGCTCACTTTAATTACAGCTTTATATTTTGCATTTTGTAAAGATACAATTTCACTCAGTAATATATCTAGTTTTCCACCCCAAAAATCAGGACTTGCTATTTCAACAATATTGTATGCAGGATATAATACACTCTCAGCATCAGGAGTTTTGGTTCCACTTAGTACTCAAATGAAAAAACCTAAAATTATGATTGTTGGTGTAATAACTGGTGCAATTGGCCTCACAATACTTTGTTTAATGATAAATCTATTATTAACAGTTAATCAGCCTTATATATATAACTATGAAATTCCACTACTTTTTGTAGCAAATAGATTTGGTCATATAATTCAAGCTTTGTTACTTGTAATTATATGGCTAGAAATGTTTTCTACTGAGGTTTCAGATGTGTATTCAATAAGTAAAACCCTAGAGCAATCCTTTCATATTAAATTTAATAAATCCATATTTATAGTTTTAGGCATTGCGCTTTTAATTTCTCAACTTGGATTTGGAAATCTTATAACTAAACTATATCCTATGTTTGGCTTATTAAGTTTAATTTTCATATCTCAATGTATAATATTTTTCTTTAAACATAAAAAAGACTTTTCTAAGATATCTAAAAAGTAA
- a CDS encoding TIGR01212 family radical SAM protein, with the protein MNNFWNGKRYHSLNYFLRDKFGEKVFKVSLDGGFSCPNRDGRISSGGCLFCSESGSGDYAGDRELSITKQFNDIKEMMAHKWKSGKYIAYFQAYTNTYAPTGELRSKYEEALNQEGVVAIAIATRPDCLDEDVLDLLEEINSKVYLWIELGLQTSNDQTAKRINRGYKLEVFQDAMRKLKERNIDVVVHDILGLPGETKGDMLKTIDYIAHSGAKGIKFHLLHLMRQTPMVKVYEKGELEFLSQEDYINLITKGISMLPKEMVVHRLTGDAPRELLIGPMWSLKKWEVLNSIDKALEDNDLWQGKNFK; encoded by the coding sequence ATGAATAATTTTTGGAATGGAAAGAGGTACCATAGTCTAAACTATTTTTTAAGAGATAAATTTGGGGAAAAGGTATTTAAAGTATCTCTAGATGGCGGATTCTCATGTCCAAATAGGGATGGAAGAATAAGTAGTGGTGGTTGTCTTTTCTGTAGTGAAAGCGGTTCAGGAGATTATGCTGGAGATAGGGAATTATCTATTACAAAGCAATTTAATGATATAAAAGAAATGATGGCACATAAGTGGAAAAGTGGAAAGTATATTGCCTATTTTCAAGCTTATACTAATACATATGCACCTACTGGAGAATTAAGGAGTAAATATGAAGAAGCTCTAAACCAAGAGGGGGTTGTAGCAATTGCTATAGCCACAAGGCCAGATTGTTTAGATGAAGATGTACTGGATTTATTAGAAGAGATAAATAGTAAGGTTTATCTCTGGATAGAACTTGGACTGCAAACTTCAAATGATCAAACTGCTAAGAGAATAAATAGAGGATATAAATTAGAAGTTTTTCAAGATGCAATGAGGAAATTAAAAGAAAGAAATATTGATGTAGTAGTACATGATATTTTAGGACTACCAGGTGAAACTAAGGGGGATATGTTGAAAACCATAGATTATATCGCTCATTCAGGGGCTAAGGGAATTAAGTTCCACTTACTTCATCTAATGAGACAAACACCGATGGTAAAAGTATACGAAAAAGGTGAACTTGAATTCTTATCACAGGAAGATTATATAAATTTAATAACAAAAGGTATATCAATGCTCCCTAAAGAAATGGTGGTACATAGATTAACAGGAGATGCACCAAGGGAACTTTTAATTGGACCTATGTGGAGCTTAAAAAAGTGGGAAGTTTTAAATTCAATAGACAAAGCGTTAGAAGATAATGATTTGTGGCAAGGAAAAAATTTTAAGTAG
- a CDS encoding 2-phosphosulfolactate phosphatase family protein, whose amino-acid sequence MKVDIIISADDITESKIKNKIAVVIDMFRATSVIVTALSNGCKEVIPYLTIEETLEHAKTLNRKDYILGGERKAVKIDSFDLSNSPLEYTDRVIKNKTVLMTTTNGTRTLTKSTSAKRILIAAMINAKAVAKELLRIDEDVVIINAGTNGNFSMDDYICGGYIINEMLNEDKNLELTDISKTANIIYEANTDIMSYVKQATHYSVMKSLKLDDDIEYCTKKSIIEIVPEYKDNKITLTSNVE is encoded by the coding sequence ATGAAAGTAGATATTATAATATCAGCAGATGATATAACTGAAAGTAAAATTAAAAATAAGATTGCAGTCGTAATAGATATGTTTAGAGCAACTTCTGTAATAGTTACAGCATTAAGTAATGGATGCAAAGAAGTTATTCCTTATTTGACAATAGAGGAAACATTAGAGCATGCTAAGACACTTAATAGAAAAGATTACATATTAGGAGGAGAAAGAAAAGCAGTTAAAATAGACAGTTTTGATTTATCTAATTCTCCATTAGAATATACAGATAGGGTAATAAAAAATAAGACGGTATTAATGACTACTACAAATGGAACTAGAACTCTTACAAAATCAACTTCTGCTAAAAGAATATTAATAGCAGCTATGATAAATGCAAAAGCAGTAGCTAAAGAATTACTGCGCATAGATGAAGATGTAGTAATTATTAATGCAGGAACAAATGGAAATTTTTCAATGGACGATTATATTTGTGGTGGATATATAATTAATGAAATGTTAAATGAAGATAAAAATTTAGAACTTACGGATATATCAAAGACAGCTAATATTATATATGAGGCGAATACTGATATCATGAGTTACGTAAAACAAGCAACCCATTATTCAGTTATGAAATCTCTCAAATTAGATGATGACATTGAATACTGCACTAAAAAGAGCATTATTGAAATAGTACCAGAATATAAAGATAACAAGATAACTTTGACGTCTAATGTTGAATAA
- a CDS encoding (2Fe-2S)-binding protein, whose amino-acid sequence MDNNLNESILDKLTKTCTCKLITRAKIKEVIKNGASTLEEVQNATGAGSGPCKGKNCSPRINELLRQSQEDIY is encoded by the coding sequence ATGGATAATAATTTAAATGAGTCTATTTTAGATAAATTAACAAAAACTTGTACTTGTAAACTAATTACCCGGGCTAAAATTAAAGAAGTTATTAAAAATGGTGCTTCTACTTTAGAAGAAGTTCAAAATGCTACTGGTGCAGGTAGTGGTCCTTGCAAGGGGAAAAATTGTTCTCCCCGAATAAATGAGCTATTAAGACAATCTCAAGAAGATATTTATTAA
- a CDS encoding MerR family transcriptional regulator, giving the protein MNFEDKHMNIHEEAIVKTKRRGDILYYSINQVATLLDEEDSNIRYYTSIFDNILKIEILDKELRYTNRDIDKLEFLINLKNKGMTIKEVQKYCEELPLDIEDLIEIKENNSISAKEIIGTILDLENKQIDNLRESLGNKIDKSNELSVQKTVKVIGEEQNNQFALFKDDILREIKEYIDYKFDVQSKTNKDLYNELSMKIDNSISEKLSLEDNIDLKFDKFNELCISRDRRLIEEIKRFENVIEQAYYVQQEVDAHKEKQSFIGKLFGFI; this is encoded by the coding sequence ATGAATTTTGAAGATAAACATATGAACATTCATGAAGAAGCCATTGTAAAAACTAAGAGAAGGGGGGATATATTGTATTATTCCATTAACCAAGTAGCTACTTTATTAGATGAAGAAGATAGTAATATACGATATTATACTAGTATTTTTGATAATATTTTAAAAATAGAAATATTAGATAAGGAATTAAGATATACAAATAGAGATATTGATAAGCTTGAATTTTTGATTAACTTAAAAAATAAAGGAATGACTATTAAAGAAGTTCAAAAATATTGCGAAGAATTGCCTTTAGATATTGAAGATTTAATAGAAATAAAGGAAAATAATTCAATATCAGCTAAAGAAATTATAGGAACAATTCTAGACTTAGAAAATAAACAAATTGATAATCTAAGAGAGTCTTTAGGTAATAAAATTGATAAGAGTAATGAATTGTCTGTTCAAAAAACCGTGAAAGTAATAGGCGAAGAACAAAATAATCAATTTGCACTGTTTAAAGATGATATATTAAGAGAAATCAAAGAATATATTGATTATAAATTTGATGTACAATCTAAAACTAACAAAGATTTATACAATGAGCTTTCTATGAAAATAGATAATTCAATATCTGAAAAGCTTTCATTAGAAGATAACATAGATTTAAAATTTGATAAATTTAATGAACTATGTATCTCTAGGGATAGACGTTTAATAGAAGAAATTAAAAGGTTTGAGAATGTAATAGAACAGGCTTACTATGTTCAACAAGAGGTGGACGCACATAAAGAAAAGCAGAGTTTTATAGGAAAACTGTTTGGATTTATATAA
- a CDS encoding cell division protein FtsZ — protein sequence MEKSKMLLVALGQGAGNIVDGLLSKNKSYNGLFFNSSLFDIKPLKNANIEKNVYLYPGADGSGRDRNKSKEMIKDNANAIGTLLRKYPQTEVMVIFTSMAGGTGSGAIKTFIQIASAAIPSTKINVVAILPSLTEDQLSFKNTIECWNDINGVINLINDIKFIDNNKRNTYKEVNNEVVESLDLAYNLIGIHADGNIDKKDSFRINTADGSGLVLKLYDGLKDAKTAIDLAIKNSVFAQPDIYDCDYLGINLKVDGYDPNEISKCFEVYKSTYITYNNSFNTVVLGGCETPTESIKLVKMALDDKSKRKLSRDKKRSVIINFDNENISKENNSGREELYTYDDEELEFSFD from the coding sequence ATGGAAAAGAGCAAGATGTTATTAGTTGCATTAGGGCAAGGCGCTGGGAATATAGTAGATGGACTATTAAGTAAAAATAAGAGCTATAATGGATTATTCTTTAATAGCAGTTTATTTGATATTAAGCCATTAAAGAATGCTAATATAGAAAAAAATGTATATCTATATCCAGGTGCTGATGGTTCTGGAAGAGATAGAAATAAATCAAAAGAGATGATAAAGGATAATGCAAATGCAATTGGAACTTTATTAAGAAAATACCCTCAAACAGAAGTGATGGTCATTTTTACAAGTATGGCAGGTGGAACCGGATCTGGTGCAATTAAAACTTTCATACAGATAGCTTCTGCTGCTATTCCATCCACAAAAATAAATGTAGTAGCAATTTTACCAAGTTTAACAGAAGATCAGTTATCATTTAAAAATACTATAGAATGTTGGAATGATATTAATGGTGTGATTAACCTAATTAACGATATTAAATTCATAGATAATAATAAAAGGAATACCTATAAGGAAGTAAACAATGAAGTAGTTGAGAGTTTAGATTTAGCATATAATTTAATTGGTATTCATGCTGATGGGAATATTGACAAGAAAGATTCATTTAGAATAAATACAGCTGATGGCTCCGGACTTGTTTTAAAACTTTATGATGGATTAAAAGATGCGAAAACTGCTATAGATTTAGCCATAAAAAACAGTGTGTTTGCTCAACCAGATATATACGATTGTGATTATTTAGGTATAAATTTAAAGGTAGATGGTTATGACCCAAATGAAATTTCTAAATGTTTTGAAGTTTATAAAAGTACATACATCACATATAATAATTCATTTAATACAGTTGTTCTTGGTGGTTGTGAAACGCCGACAGAATCAATTAAATTAGTGAAAATGGCATTAGATGATAAATCTAAAAGAAAGTTATCAAGAGATAAAAAGAGAAGTGTTATTATAAATTTTGATAATGAAAACATTAGTAAAGAAAATAATTCTGGAAGGGAAGAATTATATACATATGATGATGAAGAATTAGAATTTTCTTTTGATTAA